The following DNA comes from Epinephelus lanceolatus isolate andai-2023 chromosome 1, ASM4190304v1, whole genome shotgun sequence.
GAGCTCGCTTGATGTAACAAACTGCCAGCTGTGCCAAGGTGTCTCTGGTAGCCAGAGAAAGTCTGCAGCATATGTTCTGCTCAGGGGCTTGTGTAAAAGTCTGTAGTTAGTCCTGACTTTCTGTGATTGCTCAGGAAGATACTGGCATATTCTGTGTAGCACTGTGTATGTTGGTTAATAATTCCTAGCATTTTAATACAGTATAATACATTTCTAAATCTGAGACCATAACATAAAAGGTTGGCTTCCTCTGGTGCCTTTatactgcattttatatttAGTGCCACAGGTTCAGATTATATGGTAAAACTTTTAGATATCCTGCAAAAAATATGCCCTGTACAGCAAGGGAAGAGAGCTAATATATACTGGCCAATGACACAAGTTAAAAGCACATGAGAGAAGTCAAATCCAACTTGTTGTAAAGGGACAGGGTGAATTGCCTGTGCATTGATGGTAGGGAGGCAGACAATCAGAAACATCCTCTGCATAACAGGAAACAACTGTGTTTATTGGAAACATGGTACTTCATTTGAGGAACATCAAAACAATgttaaaatgagacagacaagcagCAGTAGACCTAACTACATCTATGCTAACATGTACCCAATGACAATGCTGatatttaatgtgtatttttcaccatgttcaccatcttatgAAAGCActttagcatgctgacatttgctTATTAGCATAAGACActaagtacagctgaggctgacgGGTATGTCATTAGTCAAGGACAGGTCATAAACCAAGGTTTTGCATACATTTAAATTTTGACCTGTGTCATAACATATTATCCAAAGGGCACCATGAATGAGTGTACAGAATTTCATGCCAATCCATCCtgtagatgttgagatatttcagtcaggactaAAATGGTGGACTAACTGAACGAGTCGAAGTCGCCATGTCTTGAACCAAGGCTGCTAGCATGACTAAAAGCAAGAGAAGTAAGAGCAGCTGTAATTTAAAGAAGGTTATCTGTATAACTTCACAATTACAAGGTCATGTttggaaatattttttcacTCAAATGTGCAGATCCTAGTGTTCTCTTCAGCACACAGAAACAATACTAGCTCTTCAAGGAAATGTGCTGTGCTGTCacaatcattttaaaatttcaatgtGTTATACAACTCAAATTTGATTAACTAAATTCACCAAATCACTTTGATTGAAAACGAATGGCTTTATTGATGCCATTTCCAGCAAATACTTGGAATAACGACTGAATCAATAACAATACCATTAAACAGCTCTGGACTTTATTTTCAGAGAAAACCTAGTGCGTATTTTCTGGCCTGTGGGTTATACAGTTCACTCTACTGCAgcacaaatgtttttgttataaTCCATCCCACTTGGAGACGTCCACACAAAGAGAAAGGACGCCAAAATGAGATGTTGATCAGCCCTCGTATTTTGCCAGTGCTTTTACTGTATTACTGTCAGTGGAAAATCAGGGCCTTCAAAACTGCTCTGGCTGAAGAGCAAAGAAAGGCAGAGGCTGCAACAGACGGAGAACCTTAAGTTTAACTAAATCTTCGCTCGAAATGGACGCAGAGGACAAAGATTTATTGTTGATCTAATGATAGTGAGGGTGCACGGAGTCTTATGTGGTCTTGTTTGACATTTGTAAGTTGTGTAATAGAGAACAGTCTGAGGGTTCTGGTTCAGGCAAATCGGTCATGCTGCATAGCTCCCTGAATCCAATTAAGAGTCGGAGGGGCccaaatgactgtttttttatgtgttttctgtGCTGGCTGGCCTGCTGTTGGGTGTGGTGTGGCCTGCAGTGAGGTGAAGTTAAGCGCACAAACACATTCCTCCTCAAGATCCCGCTCTGGTCTGAGCACTTCAAACAACTTCGCCAACTTCTGTGCCACGGACGAACCTTTGTGACCGTACATTGCTTACCTACACGTGTGCACTCTCTGACCTGTTAcctcctctgccctctgcctcaTGGACACTGTCGTTGCTCCTTTTAACTCACTTCCCCCTCTCTTGCACCCCttttactgttttctttttttttcttggaaggTTGTGCTCTTgctgttttttctctccctctgttttccTAATGAGAGCAATGTCTTGCTAACTTGTGCTATTTACCAACTCTTGCATCAAACATAATAGCGGCACCCCACTGACCTCATTACAGCAGATTTACATCTATGCCAGCTGGTTTTATACGGGATCAGACATGATCACATTACTTAAgcactaaaataaaatattttttggaagTGGAGTTtaatcactttcttttttttcttcctctttgcaGTAACCGGCCTTGCTGTGGGTGTTGTGTTCTCCGTCCTTCTCTTTAAACGTAAGTGCTCTGTCTAAGGTGAACTGGTCAATGGAAGGGGGAAGTGGTGTAAGCACTACTTAAAAACATCATTCATGGGTGACTGTTTTTCTCCCTAGGTCGCACATGGCCGGTCTCGTTTGGCTCAGGTTTGGGACTGGGCATGGGATACGCCAACTGCCAGCATGACTTCAGGTCACCATACCTGGTTCATGGCAGAATGGTTAAGGTGAGCTCAGATGGTAAAGTGTATTGATTGTTAGAGGTTTGTGACACACTAACACATCATGCTTTATGATTTTTCTGTGTGCTTATTTACAGGACCAGTAAAGAAGGACTAAAGATGATCAGGATTTCCCATGAAGTTCCCCTTTcatttctgtgttgttgttttgctgctCATTTCTGTCCTGGCACTAATGTCCAGTGATGCCCTCACTGTGTTTATCACATGGCAGTCATTGTGTATTTAATAAAGCGATTGTGGAaaactctctctgtttctctctctcttttttctgcgTGCATGTTTGAGGAGAATGAAATGTGGTTTGGGGGTGGGAGGTAAGTTTTTGTGTTAATGAGCTGGGAGACTCGAACTCCTGCTGTTTTGGAATGAGGGCCAGGTTCAGCATCTGCAGCCCTGTTAGAGAGTGGGAGGATGAAAAGTTGCACAGATtgatggaataaaaaaaagtacagttgGTGGAAGACCAATGCTAGAGTTGAAAGAGACTTTAAAAGTTTGCATACCTTTGTGTGAGATGAACTTTGTCTTATAGTTTTCTTATTTATAGATGTGGGTTTCTAGATTCCTTTCTGAAGACAGGGAAGTAACCCAGTCTGATCTCCAGTCATGCTAGATAAAGCATTTGCACAGTATGCCATGATTTGTAGTCCTGTTTTAAGTTGCGTGAGTTGGGTAAGACCGTTTGTTGTGACCGTGACTGCTTTCTTCACAGAGAGTTGGAAAAGCATGCGTCTACATATCAGGAAGAATCTCTTACGTCTTGTGTATTCGTTGGCCATGAGTCTGTTGGGCGAGATTGTTTTGAGTGTGATTGATCACTTATGTGTGGTTGCATGGGCCTGCTAGGAGAGAAGAGGGATTGTTTGTGTGAGCGTGTGCAGGCGCACACGTTTATCCAGCCCCCTGGTGAAGCAGAATCCGTGGAATGCAGAGGAATGCCATTTCTGGACTGAAGCTCGGTCTTATTACTAACAGGTGAGTTCTGCACTTTGCACTCCGAACATAACACATGGTTTACACTTTCACATCAAAGACAACATTGACGCATGCACGCCTGCTCTAATGCACACACTCAGATTTTCCACTCTCCATCACCGTAACAGTTTTCTCAGCAATGTAAGCACATAATAAACAACGCCAGGAATTAAGCCATGTCACTCATCTCCTGTccatttaaatatttgtttgcaAGTGAAGCGTGAGAAAGATAGGGGCGCTTATGGACACAAGCCAGGCTGAACACCTGTAAGCAGGTAAGATGAAGTGCAGGAATGGTGTGCGGGAGGGTGAGGGGGACCATCAGTGACAGAGCTGAGGTGTAACAAGGCAGTCAAACTCATCACATGGTACCTGTCTGTGCCTGTCTGAAAAATTCTCCTTGATGAATCATAATTACCAGTCTAATAAAGCTACTTAATCACATTTGTTCATCTAATGGCTCAAAACTGTTCAGTCAGTGTTGGTTAATGTCTGGCATGAAATCTAAGACCAGACATGCCATGTGTGCTGCTGCACGACTCTGGCCTGGAGCTGCTGTAGCTGATGCTGCtgtattcagatcttttaagTAAAAGCAGCAATACCACATTAAAAATAGCTACTCGATGACAAATAAAAGTCTGGCAGTGGGAATGTCTTTGAAAGCATTATTGGTTAAATGTCCTTATGggtatcaaaagtaaaattacacaAAGCAGAAAAATAGCCCCTGTGATTGTTATACTATGATatcattagattattattaCTTGTGTTTTCATGAGGAAGTATAATTTTACTGCTGTAGTTGGGGGAGCTAATTTGACCACATaatatactgttgggtagttttaagtaaaacattgcattgtattttttaatctgATCATATAAtttgtatgtaaaatctttTATGAAGTTCATATAACTGAATGAAATGAATGTACTGGAGTAAAAAGTAGGCTATGCCATTTTTTATGTACTTATAAACCCACGAAATGTAGTGGTAGAGTtttaaagtaacataaaatgaaaaagtacaagtaccttcaCTCTGtataaatacttaagtaaatgcAATTAATAATGCTTACTTTGCTTTGGACTGCTTTTGGACTTTTGCTTACAGTAATTGCAACTTTTACAGAACTTTTAAGGGAGTATAATTTAACACTGGTGTGCAGGGCTGGTATTGTCAAAAAAATTACAATGCCAGTACCTTTAAAGTTATACCGATATAAATAGAGTACCTTATTCAATActcttaatgttaatgttaccaAACAGTTATTAAGGGGTTTAAGTGTCCAGCCATTTTGGTGTTagtgtgttggatgttagctgctgctgtgttagctcatgctaaccggGCAGATGTTAAACTGACTGTTCACCGGGAGGACAGTGGCTCCAGACATggcagcaacataaagtttGTTAATGCGGCAGTGAGTCGGGATGGTCTGGGATCAGACCCCTGGTGCAAAAATGATCGAGTGTAGGTATTGTTTGACTGGCGACATTTCACTACCATGTGATACTGGGTTATATCAGtcgataccttaaaggtattgAGTGCTGATACCCAGCCCTTGTGGTGTGCATGTTGGCTATTTTCTCTTGGGAATCTGAATACGTCTCTCTCCACTGAATACTACTGATGAAAGGCCCTCTAGGGGTTTCATTCGAGTAAAGAAAACGTGATGCAGTGCTGTCTAGGGTGGCTTTAAAATTGAGGAAATATGATGCAATGCCATATTGTCAGCCCTACATGCTCAGAAACTTAATGTGCACTGGTGCATACCTTAAAGGTATCAAGAACCATAGCCGGGTCCTAAGAGTTACACATAGTCCCTCTCTTTTGGCTTTCCATGACTACTCACATAAGTATAATTATGCACCCTGTGTTGCATTTTGAATAATAGTTGAGGCACTTGAATCAACACAGTGGTTAAACTAAAACATTATGTATTAttcattactttttaatttagtAAAACCTTTTGCTTGTGCTGAAAATGTGTCTAACTCTTTCAAGTAGCTAGTTCAATTGTTTTGCCCCTGCTCCTCACACAGCCTGAGTCCTCCACTGCCAGTAGCTGACTGGGGCATCATAACTCAAATGTTAGGTCCTATATTCCCATTTCAATAGGGTTTTAAAAGACTCATGGGTCAGCAAAGCCAGGGAACATAATGCCTTTCAGCAACTCGTGCTCATGAGTGTGTCAGTGGTTTCACTCCGAACATATTGAGTGGCCTTAATTAGATCAAGTTGTCATGAGCTTATGGTTAAATAACCTGCTGTTGATATCATTTCAACTTCCTAAAGGTAATCAGAGGAATGGATCAGAGCATTGATCCACATCTGTTTCCCAGTTGTATTGCATGATCACACTGTTTCAATTGCAAAATCTAAAAACACATGTTAGCAAAGGAGCGCCAGATGTATGTGCAAACTTAACACATGACTGTAAATGCGTCCTGTTTGTGTAATGTtgttatatttgcatttttctccTGTAAATCTGATCTGCAGTCTCGCCTCGCTCCTACTTTGGGAAACATTTGAAACCTTCCTAACAGccccctttcctcctcctcctccttctcctcttccccGCTTTCTTTCGTCCAGAAACGGCACAGCAGGGCCCCTGTCTGAGGGCTCAGCCGCGCCTCACCCCTGCTACAGAGTTTTACAACAAAAGACAACAAGTTGGAAAGTGTTTTTCAGTGGAGTTACGGGGGAATTTAACACTGCACGGGAAGAGAACAAAGGGGAGGGACGGTCTGAGCTGATGGACTGAGGGATGAGATAGCGCTCATAACTTACCCCGTCTCCCCATCCTTCCCCGTCGGACGGACGCTTCTCTTTCTTTCCAGATGATGTAACTGTTTTATGACAGACTGGGCTCGGATGTATCCTCGCCGCTGACGAAGTGCTCACTTTTTCCTTTAATTATCAGCGCACGGTGATATCCGACTGCAGCCCGCATCCTCAGGTTTTAGGAGCCCGGGTCCAGGTTTCGGTGAGGGGGCTGAGCTCAGCGGGACGTTGCGCAGTGCTCAACTGGCTGTTCCCCGGGGTCGGTGAGCGGTGGTAAGTGTCTCAGGGTCTCGTTACTTAAAAAGTACTTAATTAGTCTACTCGTAACTACTTTAAAAAGACAAGTTATACGTACGCTCGTTACTGTAGCTAAGCGCACGTTACGGTACTTTTCTCCTAGCTAGGTTGCCTTTTAACCGTTAGGTAGCTGCGACACTTGTTTAAAATGACGGTTGGAGCTTCTCCTTACCTTCCGAGGTAACTCGGAGAAAGACACGGCACCTTACCAgctaaaataaactgaaataataACTTTTCTTAAACTACATGACTAAATCAAAGCATGATAAATAAAAGTAAGCCAACAATGCCTTGACATCTTGCCTGTCCAGCCGTTAACTTGAAGTAACGGTCGCTACATACGTTACATTAGCTTAACGTTACTGGGTACTGATCCCTCACGGGGGATTGTGGGTAGCACACTGTTCAAATTCAGATTTAACCGTGCAAACTTATAAAAAATGACGTTAAAATAACGAGTTTTTAGTTATAACTTTGTAACTGTATTTGGAAGAGAGATGTTAGCTAACTTTTCCGTTACTGTAACGTTAACGTGTTATCACTTGAACGCCACTCCGCTCTGTCTGCGTGCTGCGTTTAAAGGCAGCAGCTAGAACTCCTGAAGTCTGTCAAAAAAGATATAGcagtataaaacaaaaaatgtcgTGGAAAAATTAAGAGTATTTAGTCATAACATACTGTATTTGAAAGAGGAACGTTAACTGTAACGCGTTATCTTTTCAagtctgtcagtctgcctgTGCTGCGTTTAAAGACAGTAGCCTGGCCTCTTGAAGCCTGTCAAAAAATATACCAGtataaaacaacaagaaaaggtCGTGGAAATGTAACGACTTTTTAGCTGTAACACATGTTTCTATTACTGTATTTGAAAGAGGGACGTTAGCTACATTTTTCGTTACTGTAACGTATTATCACTTAAACGCCACTCCGCTTAGTATGTGTGCTGCGTTTAAAGACAGTAGTCTGAACTCATGAAGTCTTTCAAAAAAGATATAgcattataaaacaaaaaaatgtcgttaaaaaaatatttagtcaTAACCTACATCTCTATTACTGTATTTGTAAGATAACTTCTGTTACTGTAATGCATTACCACTTTAagtctgtcagtctgcctgTGCTGCGTTTAAAGACAGCAGCCTGAGCTCTTGAAGTCTGTCAAAAAAATATAGCATTTCATTAATAATCCAAGTCCTCCCCCTCACATCAGCACACCCAGCCACCCCTTGTCTTTTATATCTATACACAATAGATAAGGAGGGGTACTGATTCCTGTGGACAGTGTTTCTTGTGTCAGAGACATATGGAAGTGCTGAAAACTGCCTAAAGTAGTCAACGTGGGTGACCACAGACACTTTTTTTATTAGCAGCAGGAGAAAACGATTTTGTAGGTTGTAAATGACGTGAGGGGTTGAGGTATTTTTaaagaagagagtgaaacagagcagaggacagaCTGAGTCAGGTGGTATGGAGCAGACATTTGCCTCCCTCCCCCATGGGATTGTGTCTTTTTGGGCAATATGAACGCAGTAAAATGTTCACTGTGCAGCTGGTTATTCAGATCATTGGGAAGTTGTCTCTTCATTCAAATGAGGCAACCACGGGAAAAATACAAAGCACATGGACCCCTGGGTTTCAACCTGCTAATCACCACGAAGTTGTCAATCCACATCTGCAGGGATATGCAAAGTCCACATTTCGTATTCACTGTAAagccagaaaacaaaaagacattttgtgaCTACtcttttcagtgtgttttcctgtGTAACAAGGTTAGCAGAGCGGTAACATGCTGTGGTTTTCCGCCCCTTTAGGTGCAGTCATGTGGCAGAGGATTCTGATTTGTTGGGCACTGTTTGCACTGTATTCAGCGGCACCGCCTGCACACATCAACCGCCTGGCGCTGTTCCCTGACAAGAGCGCCTGGTGCGAAGCCAAGAACATCACACAGATAGTCGGGCACACGGGATGTCAGCCTCGCTCTATTCAAAACAGGTCAGGATGAAggccctctctgtctctctctgtgtgacgatctctctgcagctgaaaaaaGTGAATAACGCAGAAATGTCTAGATGTCAATGAGTTGCGTCCTCACAGTCGTGCCTCATTCAGTCTGTTTGACAATGAGGAAGTGCTGCACTTCAACTTAAAGTGACACATTGTAGTGACATTGCAGGTTATAGTCAGTTTAcaacaaacacatattttaaGTTATTACCAGCCATGATTTTAAACACACAGCACTATTTCAGagttttgttattttctgtgtCATAGGAAGTTAAATACTTCTTGCAGACAGCTTGCAGAGACTTGAaacttgtgtgagaaagctacTCCATCCATTACACTTGAAGtatgaagaaataacaaatTGCTTACACTACACTACTCCAAACAAGTTCCAGCTCTgcatggtgaattctatacatACCTGAATTGAATGTAAATCAGTGGCAGCCTGCATGGCTTTAAAAAATTCTTGAGAAGACAGCAGACGTTATTATTAAAGGCCAACTGGCGatattaatgtttgttattGTCAACACATTCCATGAAAAGACTGAAACCAACAACGAGTTGGTCTGTCTCTCAACACTTTCTGACTTTACTAACCTATTTGTGGCATTCAGCCAAAAGCCCATCATAAATCTTTAGAAAGGGGTCATGAATGTAAACTTTCATTTTAAAGGAagactaaataaaaacaacaaaacacactcaaacagcTGGACATGTTTCACTTGGACACTTGTACGTTTTCGCAAACAATACTTAAACAGAAGTAAACAGTGCTTCTAttttgggactattttcagccacTGCTTTGTTGCTCTGGTGAATATTTACATGTTAATGACGGATCAGTGCAACAATGTGGCTCAGTAATGTCATGTGCTCTTGATGGTTCTGGACAAACAGTTGAGCAATCGAAGGGTTTGGCGACAAACAAaatacttgtttgttttgttctttacaTGGAATTTGTTGACAAAAATAGAAAAGCACCAGATTTTATAGCTGCACCCAGCAGCTCTGTAGCTTGGTCGGTTGGTCAGTCGGCCCATAAAAATTTCCCCACACTTTGGCCACCACAGTTTTTGCCCTAGGTGGCTGAAATTTGGCATGGagtccagtgtgtgtgaggttgtGTGTGACTGAATTAGAgttgtctcagaaaatatcacagtattatATACAATGTTacacaaatattattaatattattattatcaagtgacagtgacccttaaaggaatcaAGACAGAAgagtttttttaattgaagtAAGTGTTAAAAAATCTGACAGGCAGTTTAGGAGGAAAGGAAATGCAGACATGCAGGTGAGATTCACAGTttggttggatttttttttttagtacagTAGATAAGCAGGATGTACACGGTGTGATAACCGTCAATTTTCATACCATGGTGTTCAGTTTCATGGTACACTGCTGCACCCCTAGTGTGAATGCATGAACACATGGATGCACATATGTGGCTGCAGCTATTGCGAATTCACACTTGTTTTTAACTTGTCTACTTGATCTGTGGTCAAAACTTAAAAATGTAACACTGTGGGCCTTGAAACAATTCATATGCTGCCTTCAAGTCATTGAACTTAAAACAGTTCATTAGTTATTTTAGTAATGCCCACTCAGGAAATACTGATATGTGTTCTTCTCTTAGTTGTCGTCCCCACGGcgacatacagtatgtacaagTTTTGCACATTACTTCCTATGTTCAACACAATAGTATTTGGGGAAGGACATATTCTCATAATCTTTGTCATGATTTGTATTTATGATGAGAAGTTGACTTGTGATTTACCTAACATATGTGACTAACAAGTCTCCGTTTTGTGACTTTGTGTCTGACCTGAGGCTACCAGACATCCGCTAACAGCTCTTGCTTACGCAGGTATGAACACTCTTGTCGTGCAGTTgaatcacacattaacacactgtGTCCTCCTCATAGAGCTTGTCTGGGCCAGTGTTTCAGCTACAGCGTCCCCAACACATTCCCACAGTCGACCGAGTCTCTGGTGCACTGTGACTCCTGCATGCCTGCCCAGACACAGTGGGAAGTGGTAAGATTTATTGCACATTAGCTCATGTAGCAGGCACACACCAACACCGACTTGTCAGactcacacacaaaaccacaagtTTCCGACATGAAAGCAACGCTGCCCACTGGCAAACATGGAGCAGgagaaaaaacataaattgaGGATTTTGAAAAGATTTGTCTCACAATTTTTGCGGTTCCCTGTGAACCCTGAGACTGTATTTTATATTCCGCTGAAGTTCATTGTCCCTGTTCGCCAGAAGGAATCCAGTCTTGCGACAACAAAGGCTTTGTAGTGAGGTGTATGTGGTTTGGACAGCTGCCAGGTAGGCTAGGCGGGTGCGACCACAGGTGAGGTCGCCTCATGTTTCAGTGGAAAATATTGTATCTGTTGGAGTGGATTGCTGTTACCTGAtagattaattaatttttgaactatttttgttgcttGAGGAGGGCCAGGGAAAGTGCATTTGCAGTCTCACCTTACTTCTAATTATGTGGAAATGAATGTTTATGTCTGTGGTTGTGATTGTTGTTGCAGTTCAGCTTTATACAAAACAAAGTCAGCTCTCATGAAAGAGGACACCGCTCCATGCTGGTTTGGCACTTGGTGGTAGATCTTGATAAAACTGCTGAATGATCATTTTCAATGGATAATGGAAACAGTGAGGGGAAGTTGTGTGAGGTCTGGAGAGCAGGAACAGCTTGTGCAACACTGAGGCTTACAGGGGGCTTGTATCTtctctgtttattttatatttattcctCTGACAATACAAGAATGGCGCAATAATTGTATTATTGTGAAGATATAACAGTCTttaacaaagcaaaaaacacaacactaagGAGTCAGAGTtttaccaaacacacacacatccatccatccatctatccatccatccatccatccatccatccacataTACAGTGGCAGTATGTCCATTTTGTAAAAATCAGATTTCTTCAGAAAGGAAGgtagttaaaaataaaacaaaatcaaatatttCAATGAATACAATACGTAAAATAAGTTATAAATCaccaaatacaaataaataaaaaagttttttttt
Coding sequences within:
- the nbl1 gene encoding neuroblastoma suppressor of tumorigenicity 1 yields the protein MWQRILICWALFALYSAAPPAHINRLALFPDKSAWCEAKNITQIVGHTGCQPRSIQNRACLGQCFSYSVPNTFPQSTESLVHCDSCMPAQTQWEVVTLECPGSEESPRVDKLVERIFHCSCQSCSKEGGQEGAVMQLYPADNVLDAPSLSDTLSSPQSHPLPPSDTHSNKHAHPHTDHHTLPHTSDGG
- the LOC117256641 gene encoding MICOS complex subunit Mic10-like isoform X2; translated protein: MADDHGRKWDRCLADTAVKTVTGLAVGVVFSVLLFKRRTWPVSFGSGLGLGMGYANCQHDFRSPYLVHGRMVKDQ
- the LOC117256641 gene encoding MICOS complex subunit Mic10-like isoform X1 — its product is MADDHGRKWDRCLADTAVKTVTGLAVGVVFSVLLFKRRTWPVSFGSGLGLGMGYANCQHDFRSPYLVHGRMVKVSSDGKVY